One stretch of Methylococcus capsulatus DNA includes these proteins:
- a CDS encoding isoprenyl transferase: MIFLPDKAKPVASAPDDGASGRSLPRHVAIVMDGNGRWAQERYLPRTAGHRAGVGAVRKVVEHCAKRGVEALTLFAFSSENWRRPEQEVSVLMELFLSTLERETEKLHQNGVRLRIIGDRTAFGEALRERMDAAESLTRSNTGLQLAIAANYGGRWDIVQAAQTLAAKVRQGELSPEQITAERLQQQLALADLPEPDLFIRTGGERRISNFLLWQLAYTELYFTPVLWPEFDEDALDLAFEDYAGRQRRFGYTGDQVAGRMP, encoded by the coding sequence ATGATTTTTTTGCCGGACAAAGCCAAGCCTGTGGCGTCTGCCCCGGACGATGGCGCCAGCGGACGCAGCTTGCCCCGCCATGTCGCCATCGTCATGGATGGCAACGGCCGCTGGGCGCAAGAGCGCTATTTGCCCCGGACCGCTGGCCACCGTGCCGGTGTCGGCGCGGTCCGCAAAGTGGTCGAGCACTGCGCCAAGCGGGGAGTGGAGGCGTTGACGCTGTTCGCATTCAGCAGCGAAAACTGGCGCCGTCCCGAGCAGGAAGTCTCGGTACTGATGGAGCTTTTCCTCTCGACGCTGGAACGGGAAACGGAAAAGCTGCACCAGAATGGCGTACGCCTTCGCATCATCGGCGACCGCACGGCCTTCGGGGAAGCGCTGCGCGAACGGATGGACGCCGCCGAGTCGCTGACCCGCAGCAATACCGGCTTGCAACTGGCCATCGCGGCGAATTACGGCGGACGCTGGGACATCGTCCAGGCGGCTCAGACCCTGGCGGCGAAGGTCCGGCAGGGTGAGTTGTCGCCCGAACAGATCACGGCGGAGAGGCTGCAGCAACAGCTTGCCCTGGCCGACCTCCCCGAGCCGGACCTTTTCATCCGCACCGGCGGCGAACGCCGGATCAGTAACTTCCTGCTCTGGCAGCTTGCCTATACCGAGCTGTATTTCACGCCGGTGCTGTGGCCGGAGTTCGACGAGGATGCGCTGGATCTCGCCTTCGAGGACTATGCCGGCAGGCAGCGCCGGTTCGGTTATACCGGGGACCAGGTCGCGGGCCGGATGCCCTGA
- the frr gene encoding ribosome recycling factor: MINDIQKRTAERMQKSIEALKHEFAKIRTGRAHPSLLEHIRVSYYGNEVPLTQVANVAVEDARSLAVTPWERNMVQAIEKAIMTSDLGLNPSTAGSVIRVPLPPLTEERRRDLIKVVRQEAENGRVAIRNIRRDANNELKAALKEKLISEDEDRRSQEQIQKITDQFIKEIDKLLEQKEADLLAV; encoded by the coding sequence ATGATCAATGACATACAGAAACGTACTGCCGAGCGGATGCAGAAAAGCATCGAGGCTCTGAAGCATGAATTCGCAAAGATCCGCACCGGGCGTGCCCACCCGAGCCTGCTGGAGCACATCCGGGTGTCTTATTACGGTAATGAGGTGCCGCTGACCCAGGTCGCCAACGTTGCCGTCGAGGATGCTCGCAGCCTGGCGGTCACCCCGTGGGAGCGGAACATGGTGCAGGCCATCGAAAAGGCGATCATGACTTCGGACCTGGGGCTGAACCCTTCCACCGCCGGTTCTGTGATCCGGGTGCCGCTGCCGCCGCTGACCGAAGAGCGCCGCCGCGACCTGATCAAGGTCGTGCGCCAGGAGGCCGAGAACGGACGGGTAGCGATCCGGAACATCCGTAGAGATGCTAATAACGAACTCAAGGCCGCGCTCAAGGAAAAGCTGATTTCCGAGGACGAGGATCGCCGCAGTCAGGAGCAGATTCAGAAGATCACCGATCAGTTCATCAAAGAGATCGACAAGCTTCTGGAGCAGAAGGAAGCCGATCTGCTTGCCGTTTGA
- the pyrH gene encoding UMP kinase, with translation MTEPVYKRILLKLSGEALMGDQGAGIAAEILMRLATEIDELCRAGIEVGLVIGGGNIVRGAEKASEGLDRVTGDHMGMLATVINALAMQDALENLGRPVRVMSALKINQVCEDYIRRRAVRHLEKGRVVVFAAGTGNPFFTTDSAASLRAIEIGADLLIKATKVDGVYSADPLKDPEARFYSRLTYDEALNQRLNVMDTTALVLCRDYKMPLRVMNVFRPGAVMRLIRGEDIGSLLVTG, from the coding sequence ATGACAGAACCGGTATACAAACGTATCTTGCTCAAGCTCAGCGGCGAAGCCTTGATGGGAGATCAGGGAGCAGGCATAGCGGCCGAGATCCTGATGCGGCTCGCGACGGAAATCGATGAGCTGTGCCGGGCTGGCATCGAGGTCGGCCTGGTCATCGGTGGCGGCAATATCGTCCGTGGCGCCGAGAAAGCCTCCGAAGGACTGGATCGCGTGACCGGCGATCATATGGGCATGCTCGCCACGGTCATCAATGCCCTGGCCATGCAGGATGCCCTCGAGAATCTGGGGCGGCCGGTGCGAGTGATGTCGGCCCTCAAGATCAATCAGGTCTGTGAAGACTATATTCGCCGGCGCGCAGTCCGGCATCTGGAAAAAGGCCGGGTCGTGGTTTTTGCCGCGGGTACGGGCAATCCGTTCTTTACCACCGACTCCGCTGCCAGCCTCAGAGCCATCGAGATCGGTGCCGACCTGCTGATCAAGGCCACCAAGGTCGATGGTGTCTATTCGGCTGATCCCTTGAAAGATCCAGAAGCGAGATTCTATTCGCGCCTGACGTATGACGAGGCGCTGAATCAGCGCCTCAATGTCATGGATACGACGGCCCTGGTGCTGTGCCGCGATTACAAGATGCCGCTGCGGGTCATGAACGTTTTTCGTCCAGGCGCGGTGATGCGCCTGATTCGGGGCGAGGACATCGGATCTTTGCTGGTAACGGGGTGA
- the tsf gene encoding translation elongation factor Ts, with amino-acid sequence MSITAGMVKELRERTGSGMMECKKALTETGGDLEAAVELMRKQGLAKADKKSGRTAAEGRICVKVSEDGKAAAIVEVNCETDFVAKGDDFVKFADDVAAAVLASSATTVEDFLAGEMRAGATVDQVRREMIAKIGENINVRRFERLISQDGWVASYLHGTRIGVLVELVGGDAELGKDIAMHIAASKPLCCDEKGVPAEVIAKEKEIFSAQAQASGKPANIIEKMVEGRINKFLGEITLLGQPFVKDPDQTVGKLLQSKGASVVRFVRFEVGEGIEKEETNFAEEVMAQVRAS; translated from the coding sequence ATGAGTATTACTGCGGGAATGGTGAAGGAGCTGCGCGAACGTACCGGCTCCGGCATGATGGAGTGCAAGAAGGCTCTGACGGAAACCGGCGGCGATCTGGAGGCCGCGGTCGAACTGATGAGGAAGCAGGGTTTGGCCAAGGCCGACAAGAAGTCCGGCCGTACCGCCGCCGAAGGCCGCATTTGCGTCAAGGTGAGCGAGGACGGCAAGGCCGCGGCCATCGTCGAGGTCAACTGCGAAACCGACTTCGTCGCCAAGGGCGATGACTTCGTCAAGTTCGCCGACGACGTCGCCGCTGCGGTCCTGGCTTCCTCCGCGACGACCGTCGAAGATTTCCTGGCCGGCGAGATGCGGGCAGGCGCGACGGTGGACCAGGTGCGGCGGGAGATGATCGCCAAGATCGGCGAGAACATCAATGTGCGCCGCTTCGAACGCCTGATCAGTCAGGACGGGTGGGTGGCCAGTTATCTGCACGGCACCCGGATCGGCGTGCTGGTCGAACTGGTCGGCGGCGACGCCGAACTGGGCAAGGATATCGCCATGCACATCGCCGCCAGCAAGCCGCTGTGCTGTGACGAGAAGGGCGTGCCCGCCGAGGTGATCGCCAAGGAAAAGGAAATCTTCAGTGCTCAGGCTCAGGCCAGCGGTAAACCGGCGAACATCATCGAAAAGATGGTCGAAGGCCGGATCAACAAGTTCCTGGGTGAAATCACCCTGCTGGGACAGCCCTTCGTCAAGGATCCCGACCAGACGGTGGGTAAGCTCCTGCAATCCAAAGGTGCCTCGGTGGTGCGTTTCGTCCGCTTCGAAGTCGGCGAGGGCATCGAAAAGGAAGAAACCAATTTCGCCGAGGAAGTGATGGCGCAGGTGCGCGCTTCCTGA
- the rpsB gene encoding 30S ribosomal protein S2 has product MTSVTMRQMLEAGVHFGHQTRYWNPKMAPFIFGARSNIHIINLEKTLPLFNDAMKYLEQVAANRGKILFVGTKKTMRKVIEEEARRCGMPYVNHRWLGGMLTNFKTIKASIARMKDLQAMRDDGRLNRFSKKEALGMMRELEKLVCNVGGIGDMDRLPDVMFIIDTGYEKNAVSEAHKLGIPVVGVVDTNNSPVGIDYVIPGNDDSIRAVQLYAQSAATAILRGKASGVDFGTGAADEFVEMEPEAEQGATGESLGG; this is encoded by the coding sequence ATGACCTCAGTTACCATGCGCCAGATGCTCGAAGCGGGCGTTCACTTCGGGCACCAGACGCGTTACTGGAATCCGAAGATGGCTCCTTTCATCTTCGGCGCGCGCAGCAATATCCACATCATCAATCTGGAGAAGACGCTGCCGCTGTTCAACGATGCCATGAAATACCTGGAGCAGGTCGCAGCCAACCGCGGTAAGATTCTGTTCGTAGGCACCAAGAAGACCATGCGCAAGGTCATCGAAGAAGAAGCCCGGCGCTGTGGCATGCCTTACGTCAATCACCGCTGGCTGGGCGGCATGTTGACCAATTTCAAGACCATCAAGGCATCCATCGCCCGGATGAAGGATCTGCAGGCCATGCGCGACGATGGCCGTCTCAACCGCTTCAGCAAAAAGGAAGCGCTCGGCATGATGCGTGAGCTGGAGAAGCTGGTTTGCAACGTCGGCGGCATCGGCGACATGGATCGTCTCCCCGACGTGATGTTTATCATTGATACAGGCTATGAGAAGAACGCCGTCAGCGAAGCGCATAAGCTGGGCATCCCCGTCGTCGGCGTGGTGGACACCAACAACAGCCCCGTCGGCATCGACTACGTGATTCCGGGCAACGACGACTCCATCCGGGCGGTCCAGTTGTATGCCCAGAGCGCCGCCACGGCGATTCTGCGTGGCAAGGCGTCCGGTGTGGATTTCGGCACGGGGGCGGCGGACGAATTCGTGGAAATGGAGCCGGAGGCGGAGCAGGGAGCCACGGGCGAGAGTCTGGGTGGTTGA
- the map gene encoding type I methionyl aminopeptidase codes for MSISIKSAEEIEGMRLACRLAAEVLDMIAPFIKAGITTEEIDRICHDFIVDEQRAIPAPLNYKGFPKSICTSVNHVVCHGIPGPKKLKNGDIVNIDITVIKDGFHGDTSKMFLVGQVKPYARQLVDVTREAMYLGIREVRPGAALNRIGAVIERHASKYNYSVVREFCGHGIGREFHEEPQVLHYFEPKLDIRLEAGMIFTIEPMINQGKRHVQMLSDGWTAVTKDHKLSAQWEHTVLVTPTGYEVLTLRQEEDFGRTELG; via the coding sequence ATGAGCATCAGCATCAAAAGCGCCGAGGAAATCGAAGGCATGCGCCTGGCCTGCCGCCTCGCCGCGGAAGTCCTGGACATGATCGCGCCTTTCATCAAGGCCGGCATCACCACCGAAGAAATCGACCGGATCTGCCACGACTTCATCGTGGACGAGCAGCGCGCCATCCCTGCTCCGCTGAATTACAAGGGCTTCCCGAAGTCGATCTGCACCTCGGTCAACCACGTCGTTTGCCACGGCATTCCAGGCCCCAAGAAGCTCAAGAACGGCGACATCGTGAACATCGATATCACGGTCATCAAGGACGGCTTCCACGGCGACACCAGCAAGATGTTCCTGGTCGGCCAGGTCAAACCCTATGCCCGGCAACTGGTCGACGTCACCCGCGAGGCCATGTATCTGGGTATACGTGAAGTGCGGCCCGGCGCCGCGTTGAACCGGATCGGCGCCGTCATCGAACGGCATGCCAGCAAATACAATTACTCCGTGGTGCGGGAATTCTGCGGCCACGGCATCGGCCGCGAATTCCACGAGGAACCGCAAGTGCTCCACTATTTCGAACCGAAGCTGGACATCCGGCTCGAAGCCGGAATGATCTTTACCATCGAGCCGATGATCAACCAGGGCAAGCGTCACGTCCAGATGCTCTCCGATGGCTGGACCGCCGTCACCAAGGATCACAAGCTCTCCGCGCAATGGGAGCACACTGTGCTGGTGACACCGACGGGTTACGAGGTACTGACACTGCGGCAAGAGGAAGATTTTGGGCGGACCGAACTCGGATAG
- the glnD gene encoding [protein-PII] uridylyltransferase, translated as MGGPNSDSTRGLHASDRIAACKAQIQHNTAELAERFWSGAPVTDLIRERTAFIDHLLTEAWDHRLGGDATDVALVAVGGYGRGEQLLHSDIDLLVLLDEAVPPSRQQELSDFLRFLWDVGLKLGQSVRSPAQCAEEARADQTVITNLLEGRLLAGSAALWEAVKSEIAPERMWSSAAFFEAKMAEQRIRYAKYHNTAYNLEPNVKEGPGGLRDIQLIGWILRRHSDARGLQDLVAYGWLTDTEYRELKEAQEFLWRIRFALHALTGRCEDRLLFDYQRELAELFGYRGETSNEVVEGFMQDYFRTVTGVERLNELLLQLFNEAVLHREEAFSPTPVNDHFQAVNDYLEAVRPAVFRDHPLALLEVFLVLQKNSTLEGIRAATIRLIRQHTHLIDDTFRNDPEACRLFMAILRQPGGITHQLRRMNRYGVLAAYLPEFGRVVGRMQYDLFHVYTVDEHTLFVVRNLRRFALEEFQHENPLCYELFPLIEKPELLYIAALMHDIGKGSGGDHSEVGEKIAEAFCRRHHIGRRETELVKWLVRHHLVMSMTAQRKDLSDPEVIHEFARIVRNQNTLNHLYLLTVADIRATNPSLWNSWKGALLQELYTSTSWTLRRGLDTPPDYAEQISAAKDEARTLLQRFGLAEDAITAVWENIGDDYFLRFLPEEIAWHTTAIAACRPEHLPLVLLRPESLRGSAEVFIYDRNRDFLFAQTTAVLDQLGLTVLDAKIIASRQGFALLSFNVLEQSGTAPEGLFRLVQICDRLKAVLSGGGTPPPAVSRLPARQIRHFTVPTKVFFHDDPQNRFSVLELIATDRPGLLSKVGQAFMQTGIRVHNAKISTIGSRAEDIFFITDREDRPLTGETDRQALRQTLIEFVGDH; from the coding sequence TTGGGCGGACCGAACTCGGATAGCACGCGCGGCCTGCATGCCTCCGATCGGATCGCGGCCTGTAAGGCGCAGATCCAGCACAACACCGCGGAGCTGGCTGAGCGGTTCTGGTCCGGCGCTCCCGTCACCGATCTGATCCGAGAGCGCACAGCTTTCATCGACCACCTGCTCACCGAAGCTTGGGACCATCGCCTTGGGGGGGACGCCACAGACGTCGCACTGGTGGCCGTCGGTGGCTACGGACGCGGTGAACAGCTGCTGCATTCGGACATCGACCTGCTCGTACTCCTCGACGAGGCCGTGCCGCCGTCGCGCCAGCAGGAGCTGTCGGATTTCTTGCGCTTTCTTTGGGACGTCGGCCTGAAACTGGGCCAGAGCGTGCGATCGCCCGCCCAATGCGCGGAAGAAGCGCGCGCCGACCAGACGGTCATCACCAACCTGCTGGAGGGCCGACTGCTGGCCGGCTCGGCGGCGCTGTGGGAGGCGGTGAAGAGCGAAATTGCCCCCGAACGCATGTGGTCTTCGGCCGCGTTCTTCGAGGCGAAGATGGCCGAGCAAAGGATTCGCTACGCCAAGTACCACAACACGGCCTATAACCTCGAACCCAATGTCAAGGAAGGCCCGGGCGGCCTGCGCGACATCCAGCTCATCGGCTGGATCCTCCGCCGCCACAGCGATGCACGTGGGCTGCAGGACCTAGTCGCATACGGCTGGCTGACCGACACCGAATACCGTGAACTGAAAGAGGCCCAGGAGTTTCTCTGGCGTATCCGCTTCGCCCTGCATGCACTCACCGGCCGCTGCGAAGACCGGCTGCTGTTCGATTACCAGCGCGAACTCGCAGAGCTCTTCGGTTACCGGGGCGAAACCAGCAATGAGGTCGTCGAAGGCTTCATGCAGGATTATTTCCGCACCGTCACCGGGGTGGAGCGCCTGAACGAATTGCTGCTGCAGCTGTTCAACGAAGCCGTTCTGCACCGCGAGGAAGCGTTCTCGCCCACACCCGTCAACGACCATTTCCAGGCGGTCAACGATTATCTCGAAGCCGTGCGTCCCGCGGTCTTCCGCGACCACCCCCTAGCCCTGCTGGAAGTGTTCCTGGTCCTGCAGAAAAACAGCACGCTGGAAGGCATCCGCGCCGCCACCATCCGCCTCATCCGCCAGCACACCCATCTGATCGACGACACCTTCCGCAACGACCCCGAAGCCTGTCGGCTGTTCATGGCCATTCTGCGCCAGCCCGGCGGCATCACTCACCAGCTGCGGCGGATGAACCGCTATGGCGTGCTCGCCGCCTACCTGCCCGAATTCGGCCGGGTCGTCGGCCGCATGCAGTACGACCTGTTCCATGTCTACACGGTGGACGAGCATACGCTGTTCGTGGTCCGCAATCTGCGGCGCTTCGCCTTGGAAGAGTTCCAGCACGAGAATCCGCTGTGCTACGAACTGTTCCCGCTCATCGAAAAACCGGAGCTGCTCTACATCGCCGCGCTGATGCACGACATCGGCAAAGGCTCGGGCGGCGACCATTCGGAAGTGGGTGAAAAGATCGCAGAGGCATTCTGCCGGCGCCACCACATCGGGCGACGTGAAACCGAGTTGGTGAAATGGCTGGTACGGCATCATCTGGTGATGTCGATGACGGCTCAGCGCAAAGACCTGAGCGACCCGGAGGTCATCCACGAATTCGCCCGGATCGTGCGCAATCAAAATACGCTGAACCATCTCTATCTGCTCACCGTCGCCGACATACGCGCCACCAATCCTTCCTTGTGGAACTCCTGGAAGGGCGCGCTGCTGCAGGAACTCTATACCAGCACCAGCTGGACTCTGCGACGCGGACTGGACACCCCGCCGGACTATGCCGAACAGATCTCGGCGGCCAAGGACGAAGCGCGGACACTCCTGCAACGCTTCGGCCTGGCCGAAGACGCCATCACCGCAGTGTGGGAGAACATCGGCGACGACTATTTCCTTCGCTTCCTGCCCGAGGAAATCGCTTGGCACACCACCGCCATTGCCGCCTGCCGGCCGGAACACCTGCCGCTGGTGCTGCTGCGCCCAGAAAGTCTGCGCGGCAGTGCCGAGGTGTTCATTTACGACCGCAACCGCGACTTCCTGTTCGCCCAGACCACCGCTGTACTCGACCAGCTCGGCCTCACCGTACTGGACGCTAAGATAATCGCCTCGCGCCAGGGATTCGCGCTGCTCAGTTTCAATGTGCTGGAACAGTCCGGCACTGCGCCGGAGGGACTGTTCCGCCTGGTTCAGATCTGCGACCGGCTGAAGGCGGTGCTAAGCGGCGGCGGCACGCCGCCACCCGCGGTCAGCCGTCTGCCCGCCCGCCAGATCCGGCACTTCACCGTGCCGACCAAAGTGTTCTTCCACGACGATCCGCAGAACCGCTTCAGCGTGCTTGAGCTGATCGCCACGGACCGCCCCGGTCTGCTGTCCAAAGTCGGACAGGCATTCATGCAGACGGGGATACGGGTGCACAATGCTAAAATTTCCACCATCGGCAGCCGCGCCGAAGACATTTTCTTCATCACCGACCGGGAAGACCGGCCGCTGACCGGAGAAACGGACCGGCAGGCTCTGCGGCAGACATTGATAGAATTCGTGGGCGATCACTGA
- a CDS encoding DUF6763 family protein gives MAIATPLVDNWYEEQDTGRQFRVVAVDDASDTIEIQYLEGELSELDRASWEQGAIAAIEAPEDWSAPFDDVETDDLGYSDPDLHRPDTGDLTLDDLLEEEDKEPY, from the coding sequence ATGGCAATCGCAACACCGTTGGTAGACAACTGGTACGAAGAACAGGACACCGGCCGGCAATTCCGGGTCGTGGCCGTGGACGATGCGAGCGACACCATTGAGATCCAATATCTCGAGGGAGAGCTGAGCGAGCTGGACCGGGCGTCCTGGGAGCAGGGGGCGATCGCCGCGATCGAAGCCCCGGAAGACTGGAGCGCGCCTTTCGACGACGTGGAAACCGACGATCTGGGCTACAGCGACCCCGATCTGCACCGCCCCGACACGGGCGATTTGACGCTGGACGACTTGTTGGAGGAAGAGGACAAGGAGCCGTACTGA
- the ald gene encoding alanine dehydrogenase, with the protein MKIGVPKEIKDLENRVAVTPQGVAALVKAGHEVLVEAAAGLGSGFADEEYLAAGARLGNAADAWAADLVVKVKEPVPSEYPYLKRQTVFTFFHLAGVDPGLTRALLDSGTTAVAYETLEDAQGRLPLLAPMSAVAGNMAAQVGAYYLARFNGGRGVQLGEVMGVRHGKVVVIGDGVVGSHAALTAWGMGTNVQVMGLVPEKGEALCRRAPGLEFFLSDSARLAETLRDADLVVGAVLQPGARADYIVTDAMVRSMPMGSVIVDVSIDQGGCVETSRPTSHSHPVYVEHGVIHYCVTNMPGAYPRTSTLALTDATLPYLLRLADEGEACLRADPGLAKAVNTYDGYITCRAAAEDLGLLDRYRPFPG; encoded by the coding sequence ATGAAAATCGGCGTACCCAAGGAAATCAAGGATCTGGAAAACCGTGTGGCCGTCACTCCGCAAGGGGTGGCGGCCCTGGTCAAGGCCGGGCACGAAGTGCTGGTGGAAGCCGCGGCCGGTCTCGGCTCGGGGTTCGCCGACGAGGAATATCTGGCGGCGGGAGCGCGGCTGGGGAACGCGGCCGATGCCTGGGCGGCCGACCTCGTGGTCAAGGTGAAAGAGCCGGTGCCCTCGGAATATCCTTATCTCAAGCGGCAGACGGTGTTCACCTTTTTCCATCTGGCCGGCGTCGATCCCGGCCTGACCCGGGCGCTGCTGGACAGCGGTACTACGGCGGTGGCTTACGAGACGCTGGAGGACGCGCAGGGGCGTCTGCCGCTGCTCGCGCCGATGAGCGCGGTGGCGGGCAATATGGCCGCCCAGGTCGGCGCTTACTATCTGGCGCGCTTCAACGGCGGCCGGGGAGTTCAGCTCGGCGAGGTCATGGGCGTGCGCCATGGCAAGGTCGTGGTGATCGGCGACGGCGTGGTCGGCTCACATGCCGCCCTCACTGCCTGGGGCATGGGCACCAACGTTCAGGTCATGGGGCTGGTCCCGGAAAAGGGCGAGGCTCTGTGCCGGCGGGCGCCTGGGCTGGAGTTCTTCCTGTCGGACAGCGCGCGCCTGGCCGAGACCCTGCGTGACGCCGACCTGGTGGTGGGCGCAGTGCTGCAGCCGGGGGCACGTGCCGATTACATCGTCACCGATGCCATGGTGAGGTCGATGCCGATGGGGTCGGTGATCGTCGACGTCAGTATCGATCAGGGCGGTTGTGTGGAGACTTCCAGGCCGACCTCGCATTCGCATCCGGTTTACGTGGAGCATGGCGTGATCCACTATTGTGTAACCAATATGCCGGGTGCTTATCCGCGCACTTCCACCCTGGCGCTGACCGATGCCACCCTGCCATATCTGCTGCGCCTGGCCGATGAAGGCGAGGCCTGTTTGCGGGCCGACCCCGGCCTGGCCAAGGCGGTGAATACCTACGATGGCTATATCACCTGCCGGGCGGCGGCGGAAGACCTCGGACTGCTGGATCGCTACCGCCCGTTTCCGGGCTAG
- a CDS encoding host attachment protein, with translation MFKTWVVAAESSRARIFAIDNRLSPLKEIDDLVHTEGRAKERDLTTDRPGRMLNSVTEGRHDYEKPQDAKQHEAQVFAKRVAERLEQARVNGECLSLILIAAPEFLGLLRQALSGPTAKLVSKTLDKNLVQKTEQEIRQYIFS, from the coding sequence ATGTTCAAAACATGGGTGGTTGCCGCAGAGAGCAGCCGTGCGCGAATCTTCGCCATCGACAATCGACTGAGTCCTCTCAAGGAAATCGACGATCTGGTGCATACGGAGGGGCGAGCCAAGGAGCGGGATCTGACCACCGACCGCCCTGGCCGGATGCTGAACAGTGTGACCGAAGGGCGCCACGACTACGAAAAGCCTCAGGATGCCAAACAGCATGAGGCGCAGGTATTTGCCAAGCGGGTGGCCGAGCGCCTCGAACAAGCGCGGGTCAACGGCGAGTGCCTCTCGCTCATCCTGATCGCGGCCCCCGAGTTCTTGGGACTGTTGCGACAGGCATTGAGCGGTCCGACCGCCAAGCTGGTCAGCAAAACACTGGATAAGAATCTGGTTCAGAAAACCGAACAAGAAATCCGTCAGTATATTTTCTCATGA
- the glk gene encoding glucokinase has translation MKSVLLAGDIGATKTVLGLFDCWDDRLVCLSEAVFASADYASLEAVVAEFLQGEGGQIPEVACFGVPGPVSEGRCEITNLPWVLSEQELAAATGVKAVRLLNDVQAMALGMLYRLGEGDWVELNPHATRSRPGNIAVIAAGTGLGEAILYWDGKRYHALPTEGGHSDFAPNGMLEEGLLTFLRDRFCGHVSYERILSGSGLANLYDYLRHAGVAPETEALHAALASAPDRAPIITEWALERRDPLCTAVLELFVAIYGAEAGNLALKSLALGGVVLGGGIAPKILPLLQEGRFMAAFTAKGRLSSLLGGLPVRVAIHPHPALLGAAHAATAML, from the coding sequence GTGAAGAGCGTCCTGCTGGCGGGCGACATCGGTGCCACCAAGACGGTTCTCGGGCTGTTCGATTGTTGGGACGACAGGCTGGTCTGCCTCAGCGAAGCGGTTTTCGCGAGCGCTGATTATGCCTCGCTGGAGGCGGTCGTGGCGGAGTTCCTGCAGGGCGAGGGCGGACAGATCCCCGAAGTCGCCTGCTTCGGTGTGCCGGGACCGGTGAGCGAAGGCCGCTGTGAAATCACCAATCTGCCGTGGGTTCTGTCCGAGCAGGAGCTGGCGGCGGCGACAGGGGTGAAGGCCGTCCGGCTGCTGAACGACGTCCAGGCCATGGCTCTGGGTATGCTCTACCGGCTGGGCGAGGGTGACTGGGTGGAACTGAACCCCCATGCGACCCGGTCGCGGCCCGGAAACATCGCGGTGATCGCCGCCGGGACGGGGCTGGGCGAGGCAATCCTGTATTGGGATGGCAAGCGCTACCACGCCCTGCCGACCGAAGGGGGGCACAGCGATTTCGCGCCCAACGGAATGCTGGAAGAAGGGTTGCTCACCTTTCTGCGGGACCGCTTCTGTGGCCACGTCAGCTATGAGCGGATCCTCTCCGGCTCAGGGCTGGCCAACCTGTACGACTACCTGCGCCATGCCGGTGTGGCGCCGGAAACCGAGGCGCTGCATGCGGCCCTGGCCAGCGCTCCCGACCGTGCTCCGATCATCACCGAGTGGGCACTGGAACGGCGCGATCCCCTGTGCACTGCGGTGCTCGAATTGTTCGTGGCGATCTACGGAGCGGAGGCGGGGAATCTGGCCCTCAAGTCACTCGCGCTCGGCGGCGTGGTCCTTGGTGGCGGTATCGCGCCAAAAATCCTTCCCCTCTTGCAAGAGGGGAGGTTCATGGCCGCGTTCACGGCAAAGGGAAGGCTTTCCTCCCTCCTGGGTGGGCTGCCGGTGCGGGTGGCCATCCATCCCCACCCGGCCCTGCTGGGAGCAGCGCATGCCGCCACGGCCATGCTTTGA
- a CDS encoding DUF411 domain-containing protein, which yields MRRTILWGLALYAALPLSAKEQPAPVDATVFRSPACGCCKKWVEHLQANGFAVKDIVKDDMAAVKRELGVPEHLASCHTAVIGGYRIEGHVPAADIHRLLDTKAPLLGLSVPGMPVGTPGMEAGGRKDAYSVLGFGPGDSVQSVHDYAGTDP from the coding sequence ATGCGCAGAACGATACTTTGGGGGCTGGCACTGTATGCCGCCCTTCCTTTGTCCGCCAAGGAACAGCCCGCGCCGGTCGATGCGACGGTATTCCGCAGCCCGGCCTGCGGCTGCTGCAAGAAGTGGGTGGAACATCTCCAGGCGAACGGTTTCGCCGTCAAGGACATCGTCAAGGACGACATGGCTGCGGTAAAGCGCGAACTCGGCGTACCGGAGCACCTCGCCTCCTGCCATACCGCGGTGATCGGCGGCTACCGCATCGAGGGCCACGTGCCGGCGGCGGACATCCACAGGCTGCTGGACACCAAGGCGCCCCTTTTGGGGCTGAGCGTGCCTGGGATGCCGGTCGGTACACCGGGGATGGAAGCAGGTGGACGGAAGGACGCCTACAGCGTCCTCGGTTTTGGGCCAGGTGACAGCGTCCAGTCCGTGCACGATTACGCGGGGACTGATCCTTGA